A portion of the Drosophila sechellia strain sech25 chromosome 2R, ASM438219v1, whole genome shotgun sequence genome contains these proteins:
- the LOC6608685 gene encoding uncharacterized protein LOC6608685 isoform X6: MNKNAGDGSDGKNSNKNSNAGGGGGAGGPHDPTGLLDAASLFAYWGRDPTGAAAAAASNPLFNSQFNAAAAAGLGLLPQAGGATANDRYSMAAAAAAAAGAHHHQNTMAVAASQAASLAGLHPASWWSMAQLAAQDYFSRLQASGLSPFPHPDLAAAFGPAGMGMGGGAGGAGAGGGGAGVLGQGGGGNVGSGNGGGGSSSGSSGSKSNKSRKEKRAAQQQQQQQQSLANSLNAAAAAAAAAAANNPAAALASMHGFGVGVPGTSIPSVSTGSGSISTNSGGHGSYKSTASAYGKPSTMTSSSMANNPGSAYDPVTLHKELLAMQAVAAAASGSGSSGSSGKKSGGGGSSSSSMHGLGMGIGGGGGMMPSGKASTSVSASNSSLGGMHPSLTSSNPLMSPHAGLGSSSSSSSKDRDKNNPSLNALNSLSQFGALGMTPQQSMQAAMNAFAASTGVSPSATVTSSPHHSSQQQQQMGGNSSTSGSGKSSSKDYMMGTGSEHPSLLGVRLPPDTEIIKYTSSIVGPKIPGTTSRGRKKTISETEQQTTQQQQKQQHQAEQHLLQQQQQAQKELDSTKNAISSLLAFPGLSPAKRARLEMEYAAMAAAAQQQHQQAQQQHQAQQQLHGMLGAAGIPGMAGLVGLPGMSGNPLDQLTVSKASSSTAPTTSTSSSSAGSNLLNQSNSDRVEVIKLPPTITSNGAYNLSSKGKEVHDLTTDMAPTSGGVNLSLKSNASSSALTPSGAVGSASNPITIDDFDAPLNLSMKPSDKSNSSSSNAAAGGSSSSSAALVNLASDYQAASSGQSGNSLQSLSSITAALGGTGGMPGGSISGSGGTSPAPAGAGSGATGGGSASGGSGGGSSSYKEGRPRNLGRGVSKPKKNTVASLLAQSRAVGLKPMLATQQLLQQGADIEKIRLALSEANAHMETSTDSESVAAESGLSESESEDANILNVAELRVPLELGWKRETVIRGLTKQGQIRGEVTYYAPGSTTPLKSNGQVFAILEQQPSNLSRENFSFSARAIVGSFLQPAPPPYANDGEYIRMTDEDVAKRLEDLKVFTRQTLNVEQRIEIAKQQQAMRDAKKLQKEELARNKEKARQEKNSKLEQQRKDKELKNQQAVEERKKRQEELDRLKQEELLKKQQEKEKRRQEAILAKEQELQKQKEMLLAAEMERERRRQHMSLIRMLELRRKFEDREKKKHQLVLDRLLLRERRMAERKRDAEILQLIRRPNEDSEMPQELVIPELDRIAGNRLPGQAMADLLMVFEFLHNFGETLGFDMESLPSLQNLHDALMSDSNADAEEELLSVMTHLLVCAIEDPGVPNPGRHTTLLGQSLRNADITNSNVSEILRIYLYATATGEVRQMHGITVDRERERRVPDHHQLDSDTTTHSHSVKNQEYYKLLHENDTWKLSQSLKDRPFVALNPTRKAQMLAHLCNDLLMNKAVLRQIDGSLETCAQMRKEKYMTDMKVRKYKALHMRKARIEAYERAQAEREAAMQALMAQQKLDAERLKAEEEAKAAAAEEAAAAVGTDGEATKSGSPNGEKPENDDQNEEGVAKEPQQQQPMEVDGVVDEESLVSPAKTIIQADNSLTPSKQDMPTPTYQINGSSTPTTSGVTGGDMNALLQAKKSGARNSINDEHHHDVSIIDDDLSDLDSEITNVEEDEDNRLSADELQKKLDKIVRASLNCKEALEKSTNQLRAACFGQDRFWRRYWKLPKAGGIFIEALESAQNDICGYHEALEAMDDKKDANEEKENSENEKDVAVESSEQPMEVDESITKLEDGVLAPDVEMPETNQQNAHQDEEDDDDDVTEINKVEPEIVDLGDDDDDAAPPLPKIEPPRPEIKVKSEMELMGPPPTTMISTKTDFEAEIKIPAMPGILMPPTLNNNNTNNNNNNNGSDNCDKLETGLGLGQQQQNFSQSVIKTEDVKKEDDCIIVSTSSVDDTPKWFSIVRREVPLISELPAEEGGVVGQELQISYANQNCSAQLQLQGHPWDLINNMQYYSIPMDECKVDTSKLGNECIFSLSGLDEKQMLAKVEEYKAHKVESKNGLGSPHRHHETKDDEEQAKLKLDKEIDNEMETDADELAGKEKFFRLRSDAPPDTGGGASEGTDVKPKIELRLDEALSQAYYHNIANMSLSSVQTYIPIDIPLPLSMTPDEHRLLEQVKLSGFPERVHGVYVPRRQRYGWWQLDDEQKLRQLLKTLNPSGLRERELQENLQRFLGLEQPLGVNYKLKSDIDFPEEFLMPDKKGDWNPKVAKRVELALIEQLESLEDKVASASMQLKNWQLPNRVESELTLDSQEDVTEEDFVSIIPMIRERIIDLEANIERRYLKPPLGSQTGDAHLAVIAQNQHTTTQTQNSASAAAYLLQMQQQQQQQQLAQQQQQQGSGAGNSMNPSSFNERTMALAAAAAGTGPGNATGGANSAVVAGATPCESGSGEPNSGNVSPASNCDSDRDEKVEQIPKGLVQWRDAVSRSHTTAQLAMALYVLESCVAWDKSIMKAVLLRVREQGHQ, from the exons ATGAACAAAAATGCCGGCGATGGCAGCGATGGCAAAAACTCAAATAAAAACTCGAATGCAGGAGGGGGTGGTGGAGCCGGGGGGCCGCACGACCCCACCGGCCTTTTAGATGCAGCCTCCCTGTTTG CTTATTGGGGACGTGATCCCACTGGAGCAGCGGCTGCAGCAGCCTCAAATCCGCTCTTCAACTCGCAGTTCaatgccgccgctgctgccggaTTGGGTTTATTGCCACAAGCCGGAGGCGCCACTGCCAATGACCGTTATTCcatggcagcagcagcggcggctgcGGCGGGAGCCCATCACCACCAGAACACGATGGCAGTGGCCGCTTCCCAGGCCGCCAGTTTGGCCGGTTTGCATCCAGCAA GCTGGTGGTCAATGGCCCAGTTAGCTGCCCAGGATTACTTCAGTCGCCTGCAAGCCTCGGGTCTTTCCCCCTTTCCACATCCCGATCTGGCGGCTGCCTTTGGACCAGCTGGGATGGGAATGGGCGGCGGTGCTGGTGGAGCGGGTGCTGGAGGTGGTGGAGCAGGTGTACTCGGCCAGGGCGGCGGTGGAAATGTCGGAAGTGGCAACGGTGGTGGTGGATCCTCATCGGGCTCTTCCGGCAGCAAGTCAAACAAGTCGCGCAAGGAGAAGCGAgccgcccagcagcaacaacagcaacagcaaagtCTGGCCAACAGTCTAAATGCGGCAgctgcggcggcagcagcagcagcagccaatAATCCAGCAGCCGCGCTGGCCAGCATGCATGGTTTTGGTGTAGGAGTTCCGGGCACGAGCATTCCGTCGGTGAGCACAGGTAGCGGATCAATATCCACAAATAGTGGAGGTCATGGAAGTTACAAG AGCACGGCCAGCGCTTATGGTAAGCCCTCGACTATGACGAGCAGCAGCATGGCTAATAATCCGGGCTCTGCCTACGATCCGGTGACCCTGCACAAGGAGCTGCTGGCCATGCAGGCCGTGGCAGCCGCTGCTTCCGGCTCAGGATCAAGCGGTTCCTCAGGCAAGAAGTCCGGTGGGGGTggctcctcatcctcctcgaTGCACGGCCTTGGAATGGGaatcggcggcggcggtggcatGATGCCCAGTGGCAAAGCTTCGACCAGTGTGAGCGCAAGCAACTCATCATTGGGAGGAATGCATCCCAGTTTAACTAGCAGCAATCCGCTGATGTCGCCCCATGCGGGCTTGGGCTCCTCGTCTTCATCATCGAGCAAGGATCGTGACAAAAACAATCCCTCGCTCAACGCTCTTAACTCGCTGTCACAGTTTGGAGCGCTGGGAATGACGCCACAGCAGAGCATGCAGGCGGCTATGAATGCTTTTGCAGCCAGCACAGGTGTGTCGCCATCCGCCACGGTAACGTCCTCGCCGCATCACTCttcccagcagcaacagcaaatggGAGGCAACAGTTCGACGTCGGGATCGGGCAAGTCCAGTTCCAAGGATTACATGATGGG TACTGGAAGTGAGCACCCATCTCTGCTCGGAGTTCGTTTACCACCGGACACGGAGATAATCAAGTACACGTCCTCGATTGTGGGACCCAAGATTCCTGGTACTACCTCGCGCGGTCGCAAAAAGACTATTTCCGAAACAGAACAGCAaacaacacaacaacaacagaaacaacaacaccaaGCAGAACAACACCTActccaacaacagcaacaagcaCAAAAAGAGCTCGACAGCACCAAAAATGCCATTTCCTCTCTGCTTGCATTTCCAGGTCTCAGTCCCGCGAAGCGGGCTAGACTCGAAATGGAGTACGCGGCGATGGCTGCGGCCGCtcaacagcagcatcagcaggctcagcagcaacaccaggcgcagcagcaactccaCGGGATGCTCGGAGCAGCCGGTATCCCGGGAATGGCTGGTCTGGTCGGTCTGCCTGGCATGAGTGGCAATCCCCTCGATCAGTTGACTGTAAGCAAGGCGAGTTCTTCAACGGCGCCCACAACCAGTACCAGTTCCTCCTCAGCAGGGAGCAACCTGCTCAACCAGAGCAATAGTGATCGCGTGGAGGTAATCAAACTGCCACCAACAATCACTTCAAACGGAGCCTATAATCTCTCAAGTAAGGGAAAAGAGGTGCACGACCTCACCACCGACATGGCCCCCACCTCTGGCGGTGTGAATCTCAGCCTAAAGTCCAATGCGAGCTCCAGCGCCTTGACGCCCAGCGGTGCTGTCGGCTCGGCCAGCAATCCCATTACCATCGATGACTTTGACGCACCACTTAATCTTTCCATGAAGCCCTCGGATAAGAGCAATAGTAGCTCGTCAAATGCAGCAGCAGGGGGCTCCTCCTCTTCCAGCGCAGCGTTGGTTAACTTGGCGAGCGATTATCAGGCAGCGTCTAGTGGTCAAAGCGGTAATAGTCTGCAGAGTTTGAGCTCTATTACAGCTGCTTTGGGTGGAACAGGAGGAATGCCTGGTGGTTCCATTTCCGGCAGCGGAGGAACctctccagctccagctggTGCCGGATCAGGAGCCACGGGCGGTGGTTCGGCATCGGGTGGATCCGGCGGTGGATCGTCCTCTTACAAAGAGGGAAGACCTCGTAACCTGGGACGCGGCGTATCCAAGCCTAAGAAAAATACAGTAGCTTCGCTGCTGGCTCAATCTCGAGCTGTGGGCCTTAAACCTATGCTGGCCACCCAACAACTTCTTCAACAGGGTGCTGATATT GAGAAAATTCGCCTGGCACTGAGCGAAGCCAATGCCCATATGGAAACTTCTACGGATTCCGAAAGCGTGGCGGCCGAAAGTGGTCTTTCGGAGTCTGAGAGTGAGGATGCCAACATCCTGAATGTAGCGGAGCTAAGAGTCCCACTGGAATTGGGCTGGAAGCGGGAGACGGTGATTCGTGGACTGACTAAGCAAGGTCAGATCCGTGGAGAGGTCACCTATTATGCACCAGGAAGCACGACGCCGCTAAAGAGCAACGGACAGGTTTTTGCT ATCCTGGAGCAGCAGCCATCGAATCTAAGTCGTGAAAACTTTAGTTTCTCCGCGCGAGCCATTGTTGGTTCATTCCTGCAACCCGCACCACCGCCGTACGCCAATGATGGCGAGTACATACGGATGACGGACGAGGACGTGGCCAAGCGGCTAGAGGATCTGAAGGTCTTCACCCGCCAGACACTTAACGTGGAACAGCGAATTGAGATCGCCAAGCAACAGCAGGCGATGCGTGATGCCAAGAAGCTGCAAAAGGAAGAATTGGCCAGAAATAAGGAGAAGGCACGGCAGGAGAAGAACTCCAAGTTGGAGCAGCAGCGCAAGGACAAGGAGCTCAAGAATCAGCAGGCTGTTGAG GAGCGCAAAAAGCGTCAGGAGGAGCTAGATCGCCTTAAGCAAGAGGAATTGCTTAAGAAGCAACAG GAGAAAGAAAAGCGTCGTCAGGAGGCCATTTTAGCTAAGGAACAG GAACTACAAAAACAGAAAGAGATGCTGTTGGCTGCCGAAATG GAACGAGAACGTCGCCGCCAACACATGAGCCTCATTCGAATGTTGGAGCTTCGTCGGAAATTCGAGGATCGTGAAAAGAAGAAACACCAGCTGGTGCTGGACCGTTTACTTCTGCGTGAGCGTCGTATGGCGGAGCGAAAGCGAGATGCGGAGATTCTGCAGTTGATAAGGCGTCCAAATGAGGACTCCGAAATGCCACAAGAATTGGTAATCCCTGAGCTGGATAGGATTGCCGGCAACAGACTTCCCGGTCAGGCAATGGCCGATTTGCTCATGGTCTTTGAATTCCTACATAACTTCGGGGAGACTCTGGGCTTTGACATGGAATCACTGCCGTCGCTTCAGAACCTGCACGATGCTTTAATGAGCGATAGCAACGCGGATGCGGAAGAGGAGTTGCTGTCGGTAATGACGCATCTATTGGTTTGTGCCATTGAGGATCCAGGTGTTCCCAATCCCGGCAGACACACCACTTTACTGGGACAATCGCTACGCAATGCGGACATCACCAACTCAAATGTATCCGAAATCTTGAGGATTTATCTGTATGCTACGGCCACAGGTGAAGTGCGTCAAATGCACGGAATCACCGTGGATCGTGAGCGAGAGAGAAGGGTGCCGGATCATCATCAACTAGATAGCGataccaccacccactcacacTCGGTAAAGAACCAGGAGTACTATAAGCTTCTGCATGAAAACGACACCTGGAAGTTGTCGCAATCGCTGAAAGATCGTCCCTTCGTTGCGTTGAATCCCACGCGGAAAGCCCAAATGTTGGCCCATCTTTGCAACGACCTGCTCATGAACAAGGCCGTGCTCCGCCAGATTGATGGAAGTCTGGAAACGTGCGCCCAGATGCGAAAGGAGAAATACATGACGGACATGAAGGTGCGCAAGTACAAGGCTCTCCACATGCGCAAGGCTCGAATCGAGGCCTATGAACGTGCACAGGCGGAGCGTGAGGCGGCTATGCAGGCGTTGATGGCACAGCAGAAGCTGGATGCAGAACGTCTTAAGGCGGAGGAGGAAGCCAAGGCTGCGGCggcagaggaagcagcagctgcagtggGCACAGATGGAGAGGCAACCAAAAGTGGCTCACCCAACGGCGAGAAGCCGGAAAATGACGATCAGAATGAGGAGGGAGTCGCCAAGGaaccccagcagcagcagcctaTGGAAGTGGATGGCGTGGTCGATGAGGAATCTCTTGTAAGTCCGGCCAAAACCATCATTCAAGCGGACAATAGTCTGACGCCCAGCAAACAGGACATGCCCACACCCACCTACCAAATTAATGGATCCAGCACACCAACCACAAGTGGTGTCACTGGAGGCGACATGAATGCTCTGCTGCAGGCCAAGAAAAGCGGGGCCCGAAACTCCATCAACGATGAACACCACCATGATGTTAGTATTATCGACGATGATCTTTCCGACTTGGATTCGGAGATCACGAATgtggaggaggacgaggacaATCGCTTGAGTGCCGATGAGTTGCAGAAGAAGCTCGACAAGATTGTCAGAGCTTCCCTGAACTGCAAGGAGGCACTGGAGAAGAGCACAAATCAGTTGAGAGCTGCGTGCTTCGGGCAGGATCGGTTCTGGCGTCGCTACTGGAAGTTGCCCAAGGCTGGAGGTATTTTCATTGAAGCACTTGAGTCGGCCCAAAATGATATTTGCGGTTATCATGAGGCATTGGAGGCCATGGATGACAAAAAGGATGCAAACGAAGAGAAAGAGAACTCCGAAAATGAGAAAGATGTTGCGGTGGAGTCCAGTGAGCAGCCAATGGAAGTGGATGAGTCTATTACAAAACTGGAAGATGGTGTACTAGCTCCGGACGTCGAGATGCCTGAAACTAATCAACAGAACGCACATCAAGATGAGGaagatgacgatgatgatgtgACAGAAATCAACAAGGTGGAACCGGAAATTGTTGATCTGggcgatgatgacgacgatgcAGCTCCCCCACTGCCCAAGATAGAACCTCCCAGGCCAGAGATCAAAGTTAAATCAGAAATGGAGCTGATGGGTCCACCACCCACGACTATGATATCCACTAAGACAGACTTTGAAGCTGAAATTAAAATACCCGCTATGCCGGGCATCTTGATGCCGCCTACcctcaacaacaacaacaccaataataacaataacaacaatggaAGCGACAACTGTGATAAGTTGGAAACTGGTTTGGGACTgggacagcagcagcagaacttTAGCCAGTCTGTGATCAAGACGGAGGATGTGAAAAAAGAGGATGACTGCATAATAGTTTCTACATCCAGTGTTGACGATACACCAAAGTGGTTCTCCATTGTCAGGCGGGAGGTTCCACTGATCAGCGAGCTGCCAGCGGAGGAGGGAGGCGTGGTGGGCCAGGAACTGCAGATCAGCTATGCAAATCAGAACTGCTCCGCCCAGCTACAGCTGCAAGGTCATCCGTGGGATCTGATCAACAACATGCAGTACTACTCGATTCCGATGGATGAATGCAAGGTGGACACCAGCAAGCTGGGCAACGAGTGCATTTTCTCGCTGAGTGGACTCGATGAAAAGCAAATGCTAGCCAAGGTGGAGGAGTACAAGGCCCACAAGGTGGAGTCAAAAAACGGTCTGGGCTCTCCTCATCGCCACCACGAGACTAAAGATGATGAGGAGCAGGCCAAGCTGAAGTTGGACAAGGAGATCGACAACGAAATGGAAACAGATGCAGATGAGCTGGCTGGCAAGGAAAAGTTTTTTCGCTTGCGCTCTGATGCACCCCCGGATACAGGAGGAGGGGCCAGCGAGGGAACCGATGTGAAGCCCAAGATTGAGCTTCGTTTGGATGAGGCGTTGTCACAGGCATATTACCACAACATAGCCAACATGTCCTTGAGCAGTGTTCAGACGTATATACCCATCGATATTCCTCTGCCGCTTTCCATGACCCCCGATGAGCATCGTCTGCTGGAGCAGGTTAAGCTGTCAGGTTTTCCGGAACGAGTTCACGGAGTTTACGTGCCTCGCAGGCAGCGCTACGGCTGGTGGCAGTTGGACGATGAACAGAAGCTGCGCCAGCTGCTCAAAACTCTTAATCCGTCTGGATTGAGGGAGCGTGAACTGCAGGAGAATCTTCAACGTTTCCTCGGACTAGAACAGCCATTGGGTGTGAATTATAAGCTGAAATCGGACATCGATTTTCCAGAGGAATTCCTAATGCCCGACAAGAAGGGCGATTGGAATCCCAAGGTGGCCAAACGTGTGGAGCTTGCCCTTATCGAACAACTCGAATCGTTGGAGGATAAGGTGGCCAGCGCTTCCATGCAATTAAAGAACTGGCAATTGCCCAACCGCGTGGAAAGTGAACTAACCTTGGACTCGCAGGAGGATGTCACCGAAGAGGATTTCGTCAGCATCATACCCATGATCCGAGAGAGAATCATCGACTTGGAGGCAAATATCGAAAGACGTTACTTGAAGCCGCCATTGGGCTCGCAGACAGGCGATGCCCATTTGGCGGTGATTGCCCAGAACCAGCATACCACCACCCAGACACAGAACTCCGCATCGGCAGCAGCATATCTCCTGcagatgcaacagcagcagcagcaacagcagttggcccaacaacagcagcaacagggtTCGGGCGCGGGAAATAGCATGAATCCCTCATCCTTCAACGAGCGTACTATGGCActggcggcggcagcagcaggtACGGGACCAGGAAACGCAACCGGTGGAGCCAACTCGGCAGTGGTGGCAGGAGCCACGCCATGCGAATCGGGCAGCGGAGAACCGAATTCCGGCAACGTGTCACCAGCCAGCAACTGCGACAGCGATCGGGACGAGAAGGTGGAGCAGATACCCAAGGGATTGGTGCAGTGGCGGGACGCAGTATCCCGATCGCACACCACCGCCCAGCTGGCAATGGCCCTGTACGTCCTGGAATCCTGCGTGGCCTGGGACAAGAGCATTATGAAAGCG GTACTGCTACGAGTGCGTGAACAAGGCCACCAATGA